A portion of the Rhodanobacter sp. AS-Z3 genome contains these proteins:
- a CDS encoding phosphomannomutase has product MLKCFKAYDIRGRVPDELNEDIAYRIGRAFAQILTPAEVVVGRDVRLDSPLLASAVARGLNDGGASVIDIGLCGTEEVYFQTAHRGAGGGIMVTASHNPMDYNGMKLVREGSRPISGDTGLRDIEALVESGEFVAAAAGSLRVDADKSAYICHLLDYVDHSALRPLKIVVNAGNGGAGVVIDQLSPHLPFEFIRIHHEPDGSFPHGIPNPLLPDNREATAEAVRKHGADFGVAWDGDFDRCFFFDADGQFIEGYYLVGLLAAQLLSKHPGGKIVHDPRLSWNTIDLVKAAGGVPVLCKTGHAFIKERMRAEDAVYGGEMSAHHYFREFAYCDSGMIPWLLIAERVSISGMSLAQMVEQRIAAYPCSGEINFKVSDAATVVRRLHDHYAAESLVEDRTDGLSLEFAQWRFNVRSSNTEPLLRLNVETRGDLELLETRTAELRALITA; this is encoded by the coding sequence ATGCTCAAGTGTTTCAAAGCCTACGACATCCGCGGCCGCGTGCCGGATGAATTGAATGAGGACATTGCTTACCGTATCGGCCGGGCCTTCGCGCAGATCCTCACGCCGGCGGAAGTGGTGGTCGGGCGTGATGTGCGACTGGACAGCCCGCTGCTGGCGTCGGCGGTCGCGCGCGGGCTGAACGATGGTGGGGCCTCTGTGATCGACATTGGTCTGTGTGGTACTGAGGAAGTCTATTTCCAGACTGCGCATCGTGGCGCAGGCGGCGGCATCATGGTGACCGCCAGCCACAATCCCATGGACTACAACGGTATGAAGCTGGTGCGCGAAGGCTCCCGCCCGATCAGTGGCGATACCGGCTTGCGCGACATCGAGGCTCTCGTCGAGTCTGGCGAGTTTGTGGCGGCGGCGGCTGGGTCACTGCGAGTGGATGCAGACAAGTCCGCGTATATCTGTCATCTGCTTGACTATGTCGATCACAGCGCTTTGCGGCCGCTTAAAATCGTGGTCAATGCGGGAAACGGCGGGGCAGGTGTGGTGATCGACCAGCTTTCGCCGCATCTGCCGTTCGAGTTCATCCGCATCCATCATGAACCTGATGGCAGTTTTCCTCACGGGATCCCCAACCCGCTATTGCCGGACAATCGCGAAGCCACGGCGGAGGCCGTCCGCAAACATGGCGCCGATTTTGGGGTTGCCTGGGATGGTGATTTTGACCGCTGTTTCTTCTTCGATGCCGATGGCCAGTTCATCGAAGGCTACTACCTGGTTGGCCTGTTGGCAGCGCAGCTGCTGAGCAAGCACCCCGGTGGCAAAATCGTGCACGATCCGCGGTTGAGCTGGAACACCATCGACTTGGTGAAGGCCGCTGGCGGGGTGCCTGTGTTGTGCAAGACTGGCCATGCCTTCATCAAGGAGCGCATGCGTGCGGAGGACGCCGTGTACGGCGGCGAAATGAGTGCGCACCATTATTTTCGCGAATTCGCCTATTGCGATTCGGGCATGATCCCGTGGTTGCTTATCGCTGAGCGGGTCAGCATCAGCGGCATGTCGCTGGCGCAGATGGTCGAGCAGCGTATCGCCGCATATCCGTGTAGCGGCGAAATCAATTTCAAGGTGAGCGACGCGGCGACCGTAGTGCGGCGACTACATGATCACTATGCAGCCGAGTCGCTTGTCGAGGATCGCACCGATGGGCTGAGTCTGGAGTTTGCGCAGTGGCGGTTCAATGTGCGCTCATCGAATACCGAGCCGCTGTTGCGACTGAATGTCGAAACCCGCGGCGATTTGGAGTTGCTTGAGACCAGGACAGCCGAACTTCGGGCGTTGATCACCGCATGA